The proteins below come from a single Pradoshia eiseniae genomic window:
- the spoIIM gene encoding stage II sporulation protein M yields MKNSYYRRAVFITLRDYRSIFIFVTVLFMMGIIFGAIIVNSLSLIQKEDLFYYLSQFFGELKQGKVSASGEMFFYSVKENAKYFILMWILGISIIGLPIILILLFIKGIVIGFTVGFLVNQAGWHGFLLAAVSVLPQNIILVPLTILLASCAVIICIKMIRRQFFKTGREPIKPLLMQYSFFLAVSIGGVIVAGLIEAFLSPGIMKLVIDGFN; encoded by the coding sequence GTGAAGAATAGCTATTACCGACGAGCGGTATTTATTACATTGAGAGATTATCGGTCCATTTTTATCTTTGTAACAGTGCTGTTTATGATGGGTATCATCTTTGGTGCAATCATCGTCAACAGCCTGTCACTGATTCAGAAGGAGGACCTTTTTTATTACTTATCCCAGTTTTTTGGAGAGCTTAAACAAGGAAAGGTGTCGGCATCTGGTGAGATGTTTTTCTATAGCGTGAAGGAGAATGCGAAGTATTTCATTCTGATGTGGATCCTTGGCATCTCCATCATTGGTTTGCCGATTATTCTTATCCTGCTGTTCATTAAGGGAATCGTCATTGGTTTTACGGTCGGTTTTCTAGTTAATCAGGCTGGCTGGCATGGCTTTTTGCTTGCCGCTGTATCGGTTTTGCCCCAAAATATTATTCTTGTTCCGTTAACGATCTTACTTGCTTCCTGTGCGGTCATCATTTGTATTAAAATGATTAGGCGGCAGTTTTTTAAAACCGGGCGTGAGCCAATAAAGCCGCTTCTTATGCAGTACAGCTTCTTTTTGGCTGTGTCGATTGGCGGAGTGATTGTGGCTGGACTGATTGAAGCATTTCTTTCGCCGGGAATAATGAAGCTTGTGATAGATGGTTTCAATTGA
- the fur gene encoding ferric iron uptake transcriptional regulator, whose translation MESRIDRIKKQLHSSSYKLTPQREATVRVLLENEEDHLSAEDVYLLVKEKAPEIGLATVYRTLELLTELKIVDKINFGDGVSRYDLRKEGAAHFHHHLVCIECGAVDEILEDLLGDVEAVVEDKYHFEIKDHRLTFHGICHRCQKKANEEAESSKSHV comes from the coding sequence TTGGAATCAAGAATAGATAGAATAAAAAAGCAATTGCATTCTTCAAGTTACAAGCTGACGCCGCAGCGAGAGGCCACAGTCAGAGTTTTGCTCGAGAATGAAGAAGATCATTTAAGTGCAGAGGATGTTTATCTGCTCGTGAAAGAGAAAGCTCCTGAGATTGGCCTTGCAACTGTATATAGAACACTTGAATTATTAACTGAACTAAAAATCGTGGATAAGATAAATTTCGGAGATGGCGTTTCCCGCTATGATTTGCGCAAGGAAGGCGCAGCCCATTTCCATCACCATCTTGTATGTATCGAGTGTGGGGCCGTTGATGAGATTCTTGAGGATTTGCTTGGGGATGTCGAAGCGGTTGTTGAAGATAAATATCATTTTGAGATTAAAGATCATCGTCTCACCTTCCATGGCATTTGCCATCGCTGCCAGAAGAAAGCGAATGAGGAAGCTGAGTCATCCAAGTCACACGTCTGA
- a CDS encoding YqzK family protein has translation MKKLFDIIWQTGKVFIMFVGFTLLFYFAIVWFNEEYEGYHRYEEPKGAAVKVFQSVHDTAETGWKDRLFLFYMNGE, from the coding sequence ATGAAGAAACTGTTTGATATCATTTGGCAAACAGGCAAGGTGTTCATTATGTTCGTTGGCTTTACATTATTGTTCTATTTTGCCATCGTTTGGTTTAACGAGGAATATGAGGGCTATCATCGTTATGAAGAGCCAAAGGGCGCTGCCGTGAAGGTTTTTCAGTCGGTACACGATACAGCTGAGACTGGATGGAAAGACAGGCTCTTTCTATTTTATATGAACGGGGAGTAA
- the xerD gene encoding site-specific tyrosine recombinase XerD, with product MEDQLQDFMHYLTIEKGLAKNTLLSYKRDLDSYRKFLKKQGMTDWNEVARIHIVQFLSKLKDDGKSPKTLARHTASIRSFHQFLLREHVAETDPSVHIESPQMQKSLPKVLSPEETEALLDAPNVTDTFGKRDKAILELLYATGMRVSELIDLNIDNVHMEMGFVRCIGKGNKERIIPVGQLALTAIHTYLMEARPELVNKKERTEALFLNHHGGRLTRQGLWKIIKRLAEEANIQKPLTPHTLRHSFATHLLMNGADLRAVQEMLGHADISTTQIYTHVTNVRLKDVYSKFHPRA from the coding sequence ATGGAAGATCAATTACAGGATTTCATGCATTACTTAACGATTGAAAAAGGGTTGGCCAAGAACACATTGCTTTCTTATAAGCGTGATCTGGATTCTTACCGCAAGTTCCTGAAAAAGCAAGGGATGACCGATTGGAATGAGGTCGCTCGCATACATATTGTCCAGTTTCTCTCCAAACTGAAGGATGATGGGAAATCGCCGAAGACATTAGCGCGCCATACGGCATCTATCCGATCGTTCCATCAGTTCCTCTTAAGAGAGCATGTGGCAGAAACAGACCCATCCGTGCATATTGAAAGCCCGCAAATGCAAAAATCACTGCCAAAGGTATTGAGTCCTGAGGAGACAGAGGCCCTGCTTGATGCACCAAATGTGACCGATACGTTTGGCAAGCGGGATAAGGCCATCCTTGAGCTTCTTTATGCCACTGGTATGCGGGTCAGCGAACTGATAGATTTGAATATTGATAATGTTCATATGGAAATGGGCTTTGTCCGCTGCATTGGAAAAGGGAATAAGGAAAGAATCATTCCGGTCGGCCAATTGGCGCTAACGGCGATTCATACCTATTTGATGGAAGCGCGGCCTGAGCTGGTGAACAAGAAGGAGAGGACAGAAGCCTTGTTCTTGAATCACCATGGCGGAAGGCTGACGCGACAAGGGCTGTGGAAGATCATTAAGCGTCTCGCTGAAGAGGCGAATATCCAAAAACCGCTCACACCACATACCCTCCGTCATTCCTTTGCGACCCATTTACTGATGAATGGGGCAGATTTAAGGGCTGTACAGGAAATGCTGGGGCATGCTGATATTTCTACTACCCAAATTTATACTCATGTTACGAATGTTCGCTTGAAAGATGTTTACAGTAAATTTCATCCAAGAGCATAA
- the deoB gene encoding phosphopentomutase gives MRFKRVFLTVMDSVGIGEAPDAEKFGDKSADTLGHIAEKMNGLHMPVMGKLGLSNIREIKGIEKADKPMAYYTKMQEASNGKDTMTGHWEIMGLRIDTPFRVFPDGFPPELIQELEEKSGRKIIGNKPASGTEILVELGEEHVKTGALIVYTSADSVLQIAAHEEVVPLEELYRICEIAREITLRDEYMVGRVIARPFVGEPGAFKRTPNRHDYALKPFGRTVMNELKDSGFDVISIGKIADIYDGEGVTKALRTTSNMDGMDKQVQTLDMEFTGLSFLNLVDFDALFGHRRDPEGYGKALEEYDARLQEVLDKLRDDDLLIITADHGNDPVHAGTDHTREYVPLLVYSKQFKEGKELPLRKTFADIGATVADNFGVKMPEHGTSFLKDLN, from the coding sequence ATGCGATTTAAACGTGTATTTTTAACCGTAATGGATTCCGTTGGAATTGGTGAAGCGCCGGATGCTGAGAAATTTGGCGATAAGAGTGCCGATACATTAGGCCATATCGCTGAAAAAATGAATGGATTACATATGCCTGTAATGGGGAAATTGGGTCTTTCCAATATTCGCGAAATCAAAGGCATTGAGAAAGCGGACAAGCCTATGGCTTATTATACGAAAATGCAGGAAGCGTCAAATGGTAAAGATACCATGACAGGACACTGGGAGATCATGGGCTTGCGCATTGATACGCCTTTCCGCGTGTTTCCTGATGGTTTCCCGCCTGAATTGATTCAAGAGCTTGAAGAGAAGAGTGGTCGGAAAATCATCGGAAATAAGCCCGCAAGCGGTACCGAGATTCTTGTGGAGCTTGGCGAAGAACATGTGAAAACCGGGGCGTTAATTGTGTACACGTCTGCGGATTCCGTGCTTCAAATTGCAGCACATGAAGAGGTTGTTCCTCTTGAAGAATTGTACCGAATTTGCGAAATCGCAAGAGAAATCACGCTACGTGATGAATACATGGTCGGCCGTGTCATCGCTCGTCCATTCGTTGGCGAACCAGGCGCATTCAAGCGTACGCCTAACCGCCATGACTATGCCCTGAAGCCATTTGGCAGAACGGTGATGAACGAATTGAAGGATTCAGGCTTCGATGTCATCTCCATCGGGAAGATTGCCGATATTTATGATGGCGAAGGCGTAACGAAAGCATTGCGCACAACCTCCAATATGGATGGGATGGACAAGCAAGTGCAAACACTTGATATGGAGTTCACTGGTCTTAGCTTCTTGAACCTCGTAGATTTTGATGCCTTGTTTGGACACAGACGTGACCCGGAAGGCTACGGGAAAGCGCTTGAGGAGTATGATGCCCGTTTGCAGGAAGTGCTTGATAAGCTTCGTGATGATGACTTATTGATCATCACTGCGGATCATGGAAATGACCCTGTACATGCCGGAACTGACCATACGAGAGAGTATGTTCCGCTATTGGTGTATTCTAAGCAATTTAAAGAAGGCAAGGAGCTGCCTCTTCGCAAGACATTTGCGGATATCGGCGCAACGGTTGCAGATAACTTTGGCGTTAAAATGCCGGAGCATGGGACTAGCTTCCTGAAAGACCTGAATTAA
- a CDS encoding purine-nucleoside phosphorylase: protein MLNKVNEAAAYILEKAGQKPELGLILGSGLGVLAEEIENPIAIPYNEIPHFPVSTVEGHKGQLVIGALSGKIVAAMQGRFHYYEGYSMQEVTFPVRVMKAMGMSHILVTNAAGGVNESFKPGDLMIIADHINYMGANPLIGPNEKEFGPRFPDMSSAYTKELVALAEGIAKEENIDVKKGVYIGFTGPTYETPAEVRMARILGGDAVGMSTVPEVIVAAHGGMKVLGISCITNMAAGILDQPLSHEEVIETTEMVKATFLSFVKRIVAEMEI from the coding sequence ATGTTAAATAAGGTAAATGAAGCGGCTGCTTATATTCTTGAAAAAGCAGGACAAAAACCGGAGCTTGGCTTAATCTTAGGATCTGGATTAGGAGTTCTCGCGGAAGAGATTGAAAATCCAATTGCTATTCCTTACAATGAAATCCCGCATTTTCCTGTATCAACAGTTGAAGGTCATAAAGGCCAGCTTGTAATTGGGGCGCTTAGCGGGAAGATTGTTGCGGCCATGCAGGGAAGATTCCACTACTATGAAGGCTACAGCATGCAGGAAGTAACGTTCCCTGTTCGTGTGATGAAGGCTATGGGCATGTCCCATATTCTTGTTACAAATGCAGCAGGCGGAGTGAACGAAAGCTTTAAGCCGGGTGACTTAATGATTATCGCGGATCACATCAATTATATGGGAGCAAACCCGCTGATCGGACCAAATGAAAAAGAGTTCGGACCGCGCTTCCCGGATATGTCCAGCGCTTACACAAAAGAGCTTGTGGCATTGGCTGAAGGTATTGCGAAGGAAGAAAATATCGACGTGAAAAAAGGTGTGTACATTGGCTTCACTGGCCCGACATATGAAACACCGGCAGAAGTGCGCATGGCGCGCATCCTCGGCGGGGACGCTGTTGGAATGTCCACAGTTCCTGAGGTCATCGTTGCGGCACATGGCGGCATGAAGGTGCTTGGCATCTCCTGCATCACGAATATGGCTGCAGGAATTCTTGACCAGCCATTATCCCATGAGGAAGTAATTGAAACAACTGAAATGGTTAAAGCAACCTTCCTTTCCTTCGTGAAACGAATTGTTGCCGAGATGGAAATCTAA
- a CDS encoding nitric oxide synthase oxygenase → MNSESLIIEAESFLSLCYQELGKEQEINARMEEIREDIIQTGTYEHTFDELVHGAKIAWRNSNRCIGRLFWNSLHVFDARDALTEEAIINNLFHHISYATNEGRIYPTITIFHPDRVRIYNHQLIRYAGYETEYGTIGDKHSIPFTKFCEQLGWRGNHGQYDVLPLVFSIDGKPPEWRKIPDNLVKEVEIEHPEFPLHHLNMKWYGVPIISDMRLEIGGISYHCAPFNGWYMGTEIGARNLADKDRYDFLPGVAEIMGLDTSLNRYLWKDKALVELNIAVLHSYKKQGITIVDHHTAAEQFKRFERLEAQSGRSLTGDWTWLIPPISPATTHIFHQNFMNEIRTPNYFHQDCPYGDMVVNSPRTDTRQL, encoded by the coding sequence ATGAATTCTGAATCACTTATTATAGAAGCTGAAAGCTTCCTATCACTTTGTTATCAAGAGCTTGGAAAAGAACAGGAAATAAACGCACGTATGGAGGAAATTAGAGAGGATATTATTCAGACCGGAACGTATGAGCATACATTTGACGAGCTTGTTCATGGGGCAAAAATAGCATGGCGAAATAGCAACCGATGCATCGGCAGACTTTTCTGGAACAGTCTCCATGTTTTTGACGCAAGAGATGCCCTTACAGAGGAGGCTATTATTAATAATCTGTTTCATCACATTTCCTATGCGACAAACGAGGGTAGAATATACCCAACCATCACCATCTTTCACCCTGACCGTGTTCGAATTTACAATCACCAACTGATTCGATATGCCGGATATGAAACCGAATATGGCACCATTGGCGATAAACATTCCATCCCCTTCACCAAATTTTGCGAACAGCTTGGCTGGCGTGGAAATCACGGCCAATATGATGTATTGCCCTTAGTATTTTCAATTGATGGAAAACCTCCGGAATGGAGGAAGATACCAGATAATCTCGTGAAGGAAGTAGAGATTGAGCACCCTGAATTCCCCCTTCATCACTTGAACATGAAATGGTATGGCGTTCCAATCATATCCGATATGCGCCTTGAGATTGGGGGTATCAGCTATCATTGTGCCCCGTTTAATGGATGGTATATGGGCACCGAGATTGGTGCACGCAATTTAGCGGATAAGGACCGTTATGACTTTTTGCCAGGAGTGGCTGAAATTATGGGGCTAGATACTTCATTGAACCGATATTTATGGAAGGATAAAGCATTGGTTGAACTGAATATAGCGGTCTTGCATTCCTATAAAAAACAGGGTATAACGATTGTCGACCATCATACAGCCGCCGAACAGTTCAAACGATTTGAACGGCTGGAAGCGCAGAGCGGCCGCTCCTTGACTGGTGATTGGACATGGCTCATCCCGCCAATATCTCCTGCGACAACACATATCTTTCACCAAAACTTTATGAATGAGATTCGAACACCTAATTATTTTCACCAGGATTGTCCGTATGGTGACATGGTTGTAAATTCACCTCGGACAGATACTCGGCAATTGTAA
- a CDS encoding D-alanyl-D-alanine carboxypeptidase family protein, whose translation MKRFVSALLIGIFTLSISGPALAAEKPNKSTTELAPNTKSAILIEMNTGSVIYEKNKDEQLSPASMTKIMTMLLIMEALDKKQITMDEKVRTSEYAASMGGSQIFLEPGEEMTVEQMLRGIAIGSGNDASVAMAEKLAGSEEEFVNLMNKKVKELGLKNTKFQNATGLPVNDHYSTAHDMSVMARELLKHEEITKFTSLYESYLRENTDKKFWLVNTNRLVKFYPGVDGLKTGFTHEAKYCLTATAKKDNMRVIAVVFGAANPKERNAQVTKMLDYAFAKYQSREIYKKNMPLAMLTIEKGQKKKISLVTSEPVALLSKKGEEKLNIRPKIILHKDVQAPVEKGEQLGTVQMLLGDKVVSETPLIASEGVKRATWFDLFKRSFGMFTHAGRE comes from the coding sequence ATGAAACGGTTTGTTTCAGCTTTATTGATAGGGATATTCACATTAAGTATCTCCGGTCCGGCTTTGGCCGCTGAGAAACCAAATAAAAGCACAACTGAACTTGCGCCTAATACCAAGTCTGCGATTCTCATTGAAATGAATACGGGTTCGGTCATCTATGAAAAGAATAAGGATGAACAGCTTTCCCCGGCGAGCATGACGAAAATCATGACGATGCTTTTGATTATGGAAGCGCTCGATAAGAAGCAGATCACGATGGATGAGAAGGTCCGCACGAGTGAATACGCGGCCTCAATGGGAGGTTCGCAAATTTTCCTTGAGCCTGGTGAAGAGATGACAGTCGAGCAAATGCTGCGCGGGATTGCAATCGGATCAGGAAACGATGCTTCTGTAGCAATGGCGGAAAAGCTTGCAGGCAGTGAGGAAGAATTTGTGAATCTGATGAATAAGAAAGTAAAGGAATTAGGGCTTAAGAATACGAAATTCCAAAACGCAACAGGCCTTCCTGTAAATGATCATTATTCAACAGCGCATGATATGTCAGTGATGGCGCGCGAGCTTTTAAAGCATGAGGAAATCACGAAGTTCACGAGTCTTTATGAGTCCTACCTGCGTGAGAATACTGATAAAAAATTCTGGCTCGTCAATACTAATCGTCTTGTGAAATTCTATCCAGGCGTGGATGGGCTGAAGACAGGGTTTACTCATGAGGCAAAGTATTGCCTGACCGCTACGGCGAAGAAGGATAATATGCGCGTTATCGCGGTTGTTTTTGGTGCAGCTAATCCGAAAGAGCGTAACGCACAGGTGACGAAGATGCTTGACTATGCCTTTGCCAAATACCAATCTAGAGAAATTTATAAAAAGAACATGCCACTTGCCATGCTGACGATTGAGAAAGGTCAAAAGAAGAAGATCAGCTTGGTGACAAGTGAACCGGTTGCACTTCTTAGCAAAAAAGGGGAAGAGAAGCTAAATATCCGTCCAAAAATCATCCTCCATAAAGATGTGCAGGCACCGGTAGAAAAAGGTGAGCAGCTTGGCACAGTACAAATGCTATTAGGGGATAAGGTGGTTTCCGAAACACCGCTCATTGCGTCGGAAGGTGTCAAAAGGGCGACCTGGTTTGACTTGTTTAAGCGTTCATTCGGCATGTTCACACATGCAGGGCGCGAATAG
- the spoIIAA gene encoding anti-sigma F factor antagonist, with protein sequence MSLTVDMTTNQNVLCIRLAGELDHHTAEDLRNKASQIIETQGIRHIILNLGELTFMDSSGLGVILGRYRQIQSYGGEMVVCAISPSVHRLFEMSGLFKILRLEPSEEAAMHGLGVITR encoded by the coding sequence GTGAGCCTTACGGTAGATATGACAACGAATCAGAATGTATTATGCATCCGGTTGGCGGGAGAGCTTGACCATCATACAGCAGAGGATTTGCGGAATAAGGCATCGCAAATTATTGAGACGCAAGGAATCCGGCATATCATCCTGAATTTGGGTGAGTTGACATTTATGGATAGTTCAGGCCTTGGAGTCATTTTGGGCAGATATAGACAAATTCAATCATATGGAGGAGAGATGGTTGTATGTGCAATCTCGCCTTCTGTTCACCGTCTGTTTGAAATGTCCGGCTTGTTTAAAATACTCCGGCTTGAGCCTTCTGAAGAAGCGGCCATGCATGGATTGGGGGTAATCACAAGATGA
- the spoIIAB gene encoding anti-sigma F factor yields MKNSMNLEFSALSQNESFARITVASFVAQLDPTMDELTEIKTVVSEAVTNAIIHGYENDPKGIIYITVLMDLEEETVELSIKDKGIGIRDVEEARQPLYTTKPELERSGMGFTIMENFMDEIMIESSRGEGTTIRLVKNLSKSKAFSK; encoded by the coding sequence ATGAAAAATTCGATGAATCTTGAGTTTTCGGCCTTGAGCCAGAATGAATCCTTTGCTCGCATCACGGTTGCTTCGTTTGTGGCTCAGCTTGATCCGACGATGGATGAATTGACTGAAATTAAGACAGTGGTATCAGAAGCAGTTACAAATGCGATTATCCACGGCTATGAGAATGATCCGAAAGGGATTATTTATATTACTGTTCTCATGGACTTGGAGGAAGAAACCGTTGAATTGTCCATTAAGGACAAAGGCATTGGCATTCGCGATGTGGAGGAAGCAAGGCAGCCGCTTTACACGACAAAACCTGAACTGGAACGCTCCGGTATGGGCTTTACCATTATGGAGAATTTCATGGATGAAATCATGATTGAATCCTCCAGAGGTGAAGGCACGACCATCAGGCTAGTGAAAAATCTGTCTAAAAGTAAAGCTTTCAGCAAGTAA
- the sigF gene encoding RNA polymerase sporulation sigma factor SigF encodes MDVEVKKTNKTAQLKDEEVKALILQAQQGDQAARDELIQKNMRLVWSVVQRFINRGYEPEDLFQIGCIGLLKSVDKFDLSYNVKFSTYAVPMIIGEIQRFIRDDGTVKVSRSLKEMSNKIRRAKDELSKVFGRTPTITELSEHLELTPEDIIMAQEASRTPSSIHETVYENDGDPITLLDQIADHSENKWFEKIALKEAIALLDEREKLIVYLRYYKDQTQTEVAERLGISQVQVSRLEKKILSQMKSRMDT; translated from the coding sequence ATGGATGTGGAAGTCAAAAAGACTAATAAGACGGCCCAGCTCAAAGATGAAGAGGTAAAAGCACTTATTCTTCAAGCTCAGCAAGGTGACCAAGCGGCTCGAGACGAACTCATCCAGAAAAACATGCGGCTAGTATGGTCCGTGGTCCAAAGATTCATTAATAGGGGCTATGAACCTGAAGATTTGTTTCAAATTGGCTGTATTGGTCTCCTGAAATCGGTCGATAAATTCGATCTTTCCTATAATGTGAAGTTTTCTACCTATGCTGTTCCGATGATAATTGGGGAAATCCAGCGATTTATCCGGGATGATGGAACGGTGAAGGTCAGTCGCTCCCTAAAAGAGATGTCCAATAAAATCCGGCGGGCGAAGGATGAGCTGTCAAAGGTATTCGGCAGGACCCCGACCATTACGGAGCTTAGTGAGCATTTGGAGCTGACACCCGAGGATATCATTATGGCACAGGAAGCGAGCAGAACCCCTTCATCCATTCATGAGACTGTCTATGAAAATGATGGAGACCCAATTACTTTGCTCGACCAAATTGCCGATCATTCGGAGAATAAATGGTTTGAGAAAATTGCCCTGAAAGAGGCTATCGCTCTCCTAGATGAGCGGGAAAAACTAATTGTCTATTTAAGATATTACAAGGATCAAACACAGACAGAAGTTGCAGAAAGACTTGGGATATCACAAGTACAGGTCTCCAGGCTTGAGAAAAAAATATTATCACAGATGAAAAGCCGAATGGATACCTGA
- a CDS encoding stage V sporulation protein AA, with the protein MGECVYIRLKYRAKIKPNEPILLKDIANIIGHDEVTEKVGNLVLGKFSKDKDVFILDVTVVLQAIFLHYPELSMDTYGPSQTIVEVIRKKKKVSRIGFIVVWLILFVGAAFAIMNFHEDVSMRQMHERLYYMITGEHSKHPFIFQIPYSIGLGLGMILFFNHIFKKKFNDEPSPMEVEMFNYQQELDQYLIMKENNMYSSFLDDD; encoded by the coding sequence ATGGGAGAATGTGTATATATTCGCCTGAAATACCGGGCGAAAATAAAGCCAAATGAGCCGATTCTGCTTAAGGATATTGCTAATATCATTGGACATGATGAAGTGACCGAAAAGGTCGGAAACTTGGTCTTAGGTAAATTCTCAAAGGACAAGGATGTATTCATTCTAGATGTGACCGTTGTGCTGCAAGCAATTTTTCTTCATTATCCGGAGCTTTCAATGGATACATACGGTCCATCCCAAACGATTGTAGAGGTCATCCGGAAGAAGAAGAAGGTATCGAGGATTGGTTTCATCGTTGTTTGGCTAATCTTATTTGTTGGAGCGGCATTTGCCATCATGAATTTCCATGAGGATGTCAGTATGAGGCAAATGCATGAACGCCTGTATTATATGATCACCGGCGAACATTCAAAGCACCCGTTCATTTTTCAAATTCCGTATTCAATTGGACTCGGACTTGGGATGATTTTATTTTTCAATCATATTTTCAAGAAGAAGTTCAATGATGAACCTAGTCCAATGGAAGTGGAAATGTTCAATTATCAGCAAGAACTCGATCAGTATTTAATTATGAAAGAAAACAATATGTATTCATCTTTCTTAGATGATGATTGA
- a CDS encoding stage V sporulation protein AB gives MLIGFSGGISVGAGYVAFLTVLNIIPRLTQLTKSVKNVHHYEAAVILGAVIGTIFSLWDFTLNLSFLLLAGFGILSGIFNGMLAAALTEVINVFPILAKRIGMQDRLVYILIALVLGRILGSLFQWLVYNQ, from the coding sequence GTGCTGATCGGATTCTCTGGCGGGATATCCGTTGGAGCTGGATATGTGGCCTTTTTGACCGTATTGAATATCATTCCCCGTCTGACTCAATTGACGAAATCGGTCAAAAATGTGCACCACTATGAAGCGGCTGTTATTCTTGGAGCTGTTATTGGCACGATTTTCAGCTTATGGGATTTCACGTTGAATCTTTCCTTTCTTTTGTTGGCGGGATTCGGGATATTGAGCGGTATTTTTAATGGGATGCTTGCAGCGGCACTGACAGAAGTGATAAATGTGTTCCCGATTCTAGCGAAAAGAATTGGAATGCAGGACAGGCTTGTTTACATATTAATTGCGTTAGTTTTAGGCAGAATACTTGGTTCATTATTTCAATGGCTGGTCTATAACCAATAA
- a CDS encoding stage V sporulation protein AE, which yields MEQKRNIIMITDGDEYAKRAVEHAAKEIGGRCISASYGNPAKVDGPELVRLIKSAANDPVLVMFDDSGLVGEGAGETTMRYVANHKDINILGIVAVASKTRQAEWTKVDICIDREGNLTERGVDKFGIPEMDIGRINGDTVYCIDSIHAPIVVGIGDIGKMGKFDDIKIGSPITLSAIKLILERSGYLDRN from the coding sequence ATGGAACAGAAAAGGAATATCATCATGATTACTGACGGAGATGAATATGCAAAACGAGCGGTTGAGCATGCGGCAAAAGAAATTGGCGGACGCTGCATTTCAGCTTCCTATGGAAATCCAGCAAAAGTGGATGGACCTGAATTAGTGCGGCTCATTAAGTCTGCAGCTAACGACCCGGTGCTCGTCATGTTTGATGACAGCGGGCTGGTCGGAGAAGGAGCAGGTGAGACGACGATGAGATATGTAGCTAATCATAAGGATATCAACATTCTTGGCATTGTCGCTGTTGCTTCTAAAACAAGGCAGGCTGAGTGGACAAAAGTCGATATATGCATTGATCGAGAAGGCAATCTTACCGAGCGAGGAGTAGATAAATTCGGCATTCCTGAAATGGATATAGGCCGGATTAACGGGGATACCGTTTATTGCATCGATTCCATCCATGCGCCCATTGTCGTAGGCATCGGTGATATTGGAAAGATGGGTAAATTTGATGATATCAAGATTGGAAGTCCAATCACCTTGAGTGCAATAAAACTGATTTTGGAACGGAGTGGATATCTTGACAGAAATTAA